One Candidatus Ozemobacteraceae bacterium genomic window carries:
- the argF gene encoding ornithine carbamoyltransferase, whose amino-acid sequence MPVNLKGRHFLQLDDYTPEEIQYLLDLSADLKRLKRAGIRPRNLEGKNIALIFEKASTRTRCAFICAAADEGAHAEYLGKGDIQLGKKESVADTARVLGRMFDGIQFRGFKHETVLDLAKYAGVPVWNGLTDDYHPTQVLADFQTIIEQFGTLKGIAMAFVGDGRNNMANTLMIGAAKMGMDFRIVAPKSLHTDKAIVDAAKKFAAESGAKITVTDDVTKGVKGCDVLYTDVWASMGEEAQMAARIKLLKPYQVNMKMIKATGKENPIFLHCLPAFHDDKTEVSKETGAMEVSDEVFESKYSKVFDQAENRLHTIKAVMVATIGIR is encoded by the coding sequence ATGCCCGTCAACCTGAAAGGCCGCCACTTCCTCCAGCTCGATGACTACACCCCCGAAGAGATCCAGTATCTGCTCGACCTCTCGGCCGACCTCAAGCGGCTCAAGCGCGCCGGCATCCGCCCTCGCAACCTCGAAGGCAAGAACATCGCCCTGATCTTCGAGAAGGCCTCGACCCGCACCCGCTGCGCCTTCATCTGCGCCGCCGCCGACGAGGGCGCGCACGCCGAGTATCTCGGCAAGGGCGACATCCAGCTCGGCAAGAAGGAAAGCGTCGCCGACACGGCCCGCGTCCTCGGCCGCATGTTCGACGGCATCCAGTTCCGCGGCTTCAAGCACGAAACCGTGCTGGACCTCGCGAAATACGCCGGCGTCCCCGTCTGGAACGGCCTCACCGATGATTATCACCCGACCCAGGTCCTGGCCGACTTCCAGACCATCATCGAGCAGTTCGGCACCCTGAAGGGCATCGCGATGGCGTTCGTCGGCGACGGCCGCAACAACATGGCGAACACCCTCATGATCGGCGCCGCGAAGATGGGCATGGATTTCCGCATCGTCGCCCCGAAGTCGCTTCACACCGACAAGGCCATCGTCGACGCCGCGAAGAAATTCGCCGCCGAGAGCGGTGCGAAGATCACCGTCACCGACGACGTCACCAAGGGCGTCAAGGGCTGCGACGTCCTCTACACCGACGTCTGGGCCAGCATGGGCGAAGAGGCCCAGATGGCCGCCCGCATCAAGCTCCTCAAGCCGTATCAGGTCAACATGAAGATGATCAAGGCGACCGGCAAGGAAAACCCGATCTTCCTTCACTGTCTCCCCGCCTTCCACGACGACAAGACCGAGGTGTCGAAAGAGACGGGCGCCATGGAGGTCTCCGACGAAGTATTCGAGAGCAAATACTCGAAGGTCTTCGACCAGGCCGAGAACCGCCTGCACACAATCAAGGCCGTCATGGTCGCCACCATCGGAATCAGATAA